One region of Azoarcus sp. CIB genomic DNA includes:
- a CDS encoding branched-chain amino acid ABC transporter permease → MNSIFVFEQLLNGLSFGLMLFLLAAGLTLVFGIMDTMNLAHGSLYMAGAYVAARVHEASGSFVGAVLVAVAATVLVAFVLELLIVRKLYARDHLAQVIATFGVILIADDAVKAIWGPSPVMATMPAALAGPVQLLPELPYPAYRLVLLAVGLLVAIGLYVLVNHTRVGMLVRAGASNRKMAEFMGVRVGRVFSFVFALGAALAALAGALMGPISAVQIGMGEAILIPALVVIVIGGIGSVRGAFVAALLVGLVDTAGRAFLPPLLRSALPPALAADLGPAFAGIAMYVLMAAVLILKPAGLFPARA, encoded by the coding sequence GAACGGCCTCAGCTTCGGCCTTATGCTGTTCCTGCTCGCGGCCGGCCTCACGCTCGTGTTCGGCATCATGGACACGATGAACCTCGCGCACGGGTCCCTCTACATGGCCGGCGCCTACGTCGCCGCGCGCGTGCATGAGGCGAGCGGCAGCTTCGTCGGCGCGGTGCTGGTCGCGGTCGCGGCGACGGTGCTGGTAGCCTTCGTGCTCGAACTGCTGATCGTGCGCAAACTCTACGCGCGCGACCACCTCGCGCAGGTCATCGCGACCTTCGGCGTGATCCTGATCGCCGACGATGCGGTGAAGGCGATCTGGGGGCCGTCGCCGGTGATGGCGACGATGCCCGCCGCGCTCGCGGGGCCGGTGCAGCTGCTGCCGGAGCTGCCGTATCCGGCCTACCGGCTGGTGCTGTTGGCGGTGGGGCTGCTGGTCGCGATCGGGCTGTACGTGCTGGTGAATCACACCCGTGTCGGCATGCTCGTGCGTGCGGGTGCGTCGAACCGCAAGATGGCGGAATTCATGGGGGTGCGTGTCGGGCGAGTGTTCTCCTTTGTGTTCGCGCTCGGCGCGGCGCTCGCGGCGCTCGCCGGGGCGCTGATGGGGCCGATCAGCGCGGTGCAGATCGGCATGGGCGAGGCGATCCTGATCCCGGCGCTGGTGGTGATCGTGATCGGCGGCATCGGCTCGGTACGCGGTGCCTTCGTCGCGGCGCTGCTGGTTGGCCTCGTCGACACCGCGGGGCGCGCCTTCTTGCCGCCGCTGCTGCGCTCGGCGCTGCCGCCGGCGCTCGCGGCGGACCTCGGCCCTGCATTCGCCGGGATTGCGATGTACGTGCTGATGGCGGCCGTGCTGATCCTGAAGCCGGCGGGCCTGTTCCCGGCGCGGGCGTGA